The following coding sequences lie in one Sorghum bicolor cultivar BTx623 chromosome 6, Sorghum_bicolor_NCBIv3, whole genome shotgun sequence genomic window:
- the LOC110436142 gene encoding uncharacterized protein LOC110436142: MSLPGDPALRPAETAAVAAANEAMEKELRRLSTCAVVACLCRDRGDRDDVGPEAIKRAFCTELGILEKDIKVSRHRPEDFLIIFEHQHHHDAALDMGRLPVGRINIRIMPWRILPYSDLIDLRHHVCICLEGIPAHAWNESIAKRAIARTCDIDYVDARTRSRDDTRAFCLWAWTHNPSDIPKVTWLTLTGNMVTVQEGAAPPRGRRGLTFKVLVHLDIVESPPDEYGRSSSRKLDWDYGIIDGERGPRERHEPPPPVPRHDRRRDDDDDDDRRGRRHDKRRSWGSRLVCSLSRAPARERERERSESRRGRRNGSSSAAGGHRRHSSESRPPLCGRHHAASLRTPPRHMSAPSETSNYVTPCSSAAVIGAGPASEERGRGTSPIEGQPEIMTPPARKTRGRSRERGSRRRSGGKQRSPTRPAPRQPTPDTPRRCNTRSLPQVGAEDMQRPAPSQLNQAPNPQDAAPPASAAPTWANCFKPGYFYSRRRIRGPGHTRWRPSCASPMTATAPVTTSPASDREHNVESATATFLDTISRPLPPALLQLPAARIGRQQGHRRCPPPPVRKSVRIAAKCWPKGDTTERARQVLMKRLGVLEEDGLTPDDQFLRYINLFQGPLNDSAVMALTALCGLDDTMATTTVRE, from the exons ATGTCGCTTCCGGGGGACCCAGCTCTGCGCCCGGCGGAGACCGCTGCAGTGGCGGCTGCCAACGAGGCAATGGAGAAAGAGCTCAGGCGGCTGTCAACGTGTGCCGTGGTGGCATGCCTGTGCAGGGACCGCGGGGACCGCGACGATGTCGGACCGGAGGCCATCAAGAGGGCTTTCTGCACCGAGCTCGGCATCCTGGAGAAGGACATCAAGGTGTCACGCCACCGGCCGGAGGACTTCCTCATCATCTTCGAGCACCAGCACCATCACGACGCGGCGCTGGACATGGGGCGACTTCCAGTAGGCCGCATCAACATCCGGATCATGCCTTGGCGCATCCTCCCCTACAGCGACCTCATCGACCTCCGCCACCATGTCTGCATCTGCCTCGAGGGGATCCCGGCTCATGCCTGGAACGAAAGCATCGCGAAGAGGGCAATTGCCAGAACCTGCGACATCGACTACGTTGATGCACGTACCCGGAGCCGTGACGACACCAGAGCTTTCTGCCTCTGGGCCTGGACGCACAATCCATCCGACATCCCCAAGGTAACATGGCTAACATTGACAGGGAACATGGTGACAGTGCAGGAAGGCGCAGCTCCACCCAGAGGACGCCGAGGGCTCACCTTCAAGGTGTTAGTCCACCTCGACATCGTTGAGTCGCCGCCGGACGAGTACGGCCGCTCGTCGTCAAGAAAACTTGACTGGGACTACGGCATCATCGACGGCGAGCGTGGACCGCGGGAGCGGCACGAACCACCACCGCCCGTCCCCAGGCACGACAGACgcagagacgacgacgacgacgatgatcgCCGCGGACGCCGTCATGACAAGAGGAGAAGCTGGGGCTCCAGGCTGGTGTGCAGCCTCTCCCGCGCCCCGGCCAGAGAACGGGAGCGCGAGAGATCGGAATCGCGTCGTGGTCGTCGGAACGGCTCCTCATCCGCAGCCGGGGGTCACCGCCGGCACTCCTCCGAGAGTCGTCCACCGCTTTGCGGGCGACACCACGCTGCCTCGCTCAGGACTCCTCCACGGCACATGTCTGCACCCAGCGAGACCAGCAACTACGTCACGCCCTGCTCTTCGGCGGCCGTCATCGGTGCTGGCCCTGCTTCGGAGGAGCGCGGTAGGGGCACCAGCCCCATTGAAGGTCAGCCGGAGATCATGACGCCACCGGCAAGGAAGACCCGTGGGCGTAGCCGTGAACGCGGCAGCCGGCGCCGCAGCGGTGGCAAGCAACGTTCGCCGACTCGACCTGCACCTCGACAGCCAACCCCAGATACTCCTCGACGCTGCAACACAAG GAGCCTTCCACAGGTTGGAGCAGAGGACATGCAGCGCCCGGCACCAAGTCAGCTCAACCAGGCGCCTAACCCCCAGGACGCAGCACCTCCAGCATCTGCCGCGCCCACATGGGCGAACTGCTTCAAGCCaggctacttctactccaggcGCAGGATCCGCGGGCCGGGTCACACAAGATGGCGTCCGAGCTGCGCGTCACCGATGACGGCGACAGCGCCTGTCACAACATCACCAGcat cCGACCGCGAGCACAATGTGGAGTCTGCGACAGCGACGTTCCTTGACACAATCTCACGTCCCCTACCTCCTGCTCTACTACAGCTACCAGCAGCCAGGATCGGCCGTCAACAGGGACATAGGAGGTGCCCACCTCCCCCAGTGCGGAAAAGCGTCCGCATCGCGGCCAAGTGCTGGCCCAAAGGAGACACCACTGAACGTGCAAGGCAGGTCCTCATGAAGCGCCTTGGAGTCCTGGAAGAAGATGGCCTCACCCCTGATGATCAGTTCCTCCGCTACATCAACCTCTTCCAGGGACCGCTCAACGACTCAGCGGTCATGGCCTTGACAGCCTTATGCGGCCTCGACGACACCATGGCAACAACTACTGTTCGTGAGTAG